One region of Catenuloplanes indicus genomic DNA includes:
- a CDS encoding precorrin-8X methylmutase — MTDYDYVRDGAEIYRRSFATIRAEARLDGLPTDVARVAVRMIHSCGMTDLVDDLAYSRDVVAKATAALRAGAPILCDAHMVAAGVTRKRLPADNEVVCTLRDPRVPALADELGTTRSAAALALWRDRLDGAVVAIGNAPTALFRLLEMLDAGAPRPAAIIGIPVGFIGAAESKEALAVHPMGCEFLVVHGRRGGSAMTAAALNAIASEEE, encoded by the coding sequence GTGACCGATTATGACTATGTCCGGGACGGCGCGGAGATCTACCGCCGCTCGTTCGCCACGATCCGGGCCGAGGCGCGGCTGGACGGGCTGCCGACGGACGTCGCGCGCGTCGCGGTCCGGATGATCCACTCCTGTGGGATGACCGATCTGGTGGACGACCTCGCGTACTCCCGGGACGTGGTGGCCAAGGCCACCGCGGCGCTGCGCGCGGGCGCGCCGATCCTCTGCGACGCGCACATGGTCGCGGCCGGTGTCACCCGGAAGCGGCTGCCCGCGGACAACGAGGTCGTCTGCACGCTGCGCGACCCGCGCGTACCGGCGCTGGCGGACGAGCTGGGCACCACGCGTTCCGCGGCGGCGCTGGCACTCTGGCGGGACCGCCTCGACGGCGCCGTGGTCGCGATCGGCAACGCGCCGACCGCGCTGTTCCGGCTGCTGGAGATGCTGGACGCGGGCGCGCCCCGGCCGGCCGCGATCATCGGCATCCCGGTCGGTTTCATCGGCGCGGCCGAGTCGAAAGAGGCGCTCGCCGTACACCCGATGGGTTGTGAATTTCTGGTTGTGCACGGCCGCCGAGGCGGCAGCGCGATGACCGCGGCGGCGCTCAACGCCATCGCCAGCGAGGAGGAATGA
- a CDS encoding precorrin-2 C(20)-methyltransferase → MSGRLYGVGLGPGDPELVTVKAARLIGAADVIAFHSARHGRSIARGIAAPYRRDGQIEEALVYPVTTETTNHPGGYRGALEDFYAEAAARLAAHLDAGRDVVVLCEGDPFFYGSYMHMHKRLSARYVTEVVPGVTSIAGAAAELGRPLVEAEETLTVLPGTLPPADLAARLASADSAAIMKLGRTFGAVRDALETAGRLDDAWYVERATTAQQRIAPLSEVDPATVPYFSVALLPSRVHAATAAALASAASAEEPAGAVTVVGLGPAGREWLTPQAQEALSAATDLVGYGPYLDRIPGNPRQVRHPSDNRVESERAEFALTLASRGRRVAVVSSGDPGVFAMASAVLEVAATEPYASVPVTVLPGLTAAQAVASRVGAPLGHDYATISLSDRLKPWDVIAERLSAAARADLVIAVYNPASKSRTWQVEKARDLLLEHRSPDTPVVLGRDVGGPGERISVVRLADLDPDAVDMRTLLIIGSSQTRHVNGTVFTPRRYPAD, encoded by the coding sequence ATGAGCGGTCGGCTCTACGGCGTCGGGCTCGGACCGGGCGATCCGGAGCTGGTGACCGTCAAGGCCGCCCGCCTGATCGGCGCCGCCGACGTGATCGCCTTCCACAGTGCCCGGCACGGGCGCAGCATCGCGCGCGGGATCGCCGCACCCTACCGGCGGGACGGCCAGATCGAGGAGGCACTGGTCTACCCGGTGACCACCGAGACCACGAACCATCCGGGCGGCTACCGCGGCGCGCTGGAGGACTTCTACGCGGAGGCGGCCGCCCGGCTCGCCGCGCACCTCGACGCGGGCCGCGACGTGGTGGTGCTGTGCGAGGGCGACCCGTTCTTCTACGGCTCCTACATGCACATGCACAAACGCCTTTCCGCACGGTACGTCACGGAGGTCGTCCCCGGCGTCACCTCGATCGCGGGCGCCGCGGCCGAACTCGGCCGTCCCCTGGTCGAGGCCGAGGAGACGCTGACCGTGCTGCCCGGCACGCTGCCGCCCGCGGATCTGGCCGCCCGGCTCGCGTCGGCCGACTCCGCCGCGATCATGAAGCTGGGCCGGACGTTCGGCGCGGTCCGCGACGCGCTGGAGACCGCCGGCCGGCTCGACGACGCCTGGTACGTCGAGCGCGCCACCACCGCGCAGCAGCGCATCGCGCCGCTGTCCGAGGTGGACCCGGCGACCGTGCCGTACTTCTCGGTCGCGCTGCTGCCCAGCCGTGTGCACGCGGCGACCGCGGCCGCGCTGGCCTCGGCTGCCTCGGCGGAGGAGCCGGCCGGTGCGGTGACCGTCGTCGGGCTCGGGCCGGCCGGCCGCGAGTGGCTGACGCCGCAGGCACAGGAGGCGTTGAGCGCGGCCACCGACCTGGTCGGGTACGGTCCGTACCTGGACCGGATCCCCGGTAACCCGCGGCAGGTCCGGCACCCCAGCGACAACCGGGTCGAGTCGGAGCGCGCCGAGTTCGCGCTGACGCTCGCGTCCCGCGGCCGGCGGGTGGCCGTGGTGTCGTCCGGCGACCCCGGCGTCTTCGCGATGGCCAGCGCGGTGCTCGAGGTCGCCGCGACCGAGCCGTACGCGTCGGTCCCGGTCACCGTGCTGCCCGGCCTGACCGCGGCGCAGGCGGTGGCGAGCCGGGTCGGCGCGCCGCTCGGCCACGACTACGCGACCATCTCGCTCTCCGACCGCCTCAAGCCGTGGGACGTGATCGCGGAGCGGCTGTCCGCCGCGGCCCGCGCGGACCTGGTCATCGCGGTCTACAACCCGGCGTCGAAGTCCCGCACCTGGCAGGTGGAGAAGGCCCGCGACCTGCTGCTCGAGCACCGCTCACCGGACACGCCGGTGGTGCTGGGCCGCGACGTCGGCGGCCCGGGCGAGCGGATCAGCGTGGTCCGCCTCGCCGACCTGGACCCGGACGCGGTCGACATGCGCACGCTGCTGATCATCGGCTCCTCGCAGACCCGCCACGTGAACGGCACGGTCTTCACACCGCGCCGCTACCCGGCGGACTGA
- a CDS encoding cobalt-precorrin-6A reductase: protein MRVLILGGTAEARTLAAALVALPGLAVVSSLAGRTSTPLLPPGEVRIGGFGGAAGLAAWLRASRVDAVVDATHPFAAVISASAVRACHDVGVPLLVLRRPGWTERAGDDWRRVPSIAEAAAVLPGVGRRALLTTGRQTLAAFAGLDRVWFLVRAVEPPEPPVPARMTVLLERGPFTADGEEALLRAHRIDVVVTKDSGSPAVAAKLDAARLLRLPVVMVDRPPVSPGVPSVATAPDAVAWVTGLRLSPPGSGAV, encoded by the coding sequence ATGCGCGTGCTCATCCTCGGCGGCACCGCCGAGGCCCGGACGCTGGCCGCCGCGCTGGTCGCGCTGCCCGGCCTGGCGGTGGTCAGCTCGCTGGCCGGCCGCACCAGCACACCGCTGCTGCCGCCGGGCGAGGTGCGGATCGGTGGCTTCGGTGGCGCGGCCGGGCTCGCCGCATGGCTGCGTGCGTCCCGGGTGGACGCGGTCGTCGACGCCACCCATCCGTTCGCGGCCGTGATCAGCGCGTCCGCGGTCCGGGCCTGCCACGACGTGGGCGTACCGCTGCTCGTGCTGCGCCGGCCCGGCTGGACCGAGCGGGCCGGTGACGACTGGCGACGGGTCCCGTCGATCGCGGAGGCCGCGGCCGTGCTGCCCGGCGTCGGGCGCCGCGCGCTGCTCACCACCGGCCGGCAGACGCTGGCCGCGTTCGCCGGCCTGGACCGGGTCTGGTTCCTGGTCCGGGCCGTCGAGCCACCGGAGCCGCCGGTCCCGGCGCGGATGACGGTGCTGCTGGAGCGCGGCCCGTTCACGGCCGACGGCGAGGAGGCGCTGCTGCGCGCACACCGGATCGACGTCGTCGTCACCAAGGACAGCGGCAGCCCCGCGGTCGCGGCCAAGCTGGACGCGGCCCGGCTGCTCCGCCTCCCGGTGGTGATGGTCGACCGGCCACCGGTGTCCCCGGGCGTGCCGTCGGTGGCCACCGCGCCGGACGCGGTGGCCTGGGTGACGGGTCTGCGGCTCAGTCCGCCGGGTAGCGGCGCGGTGTGA
- a CDS encoding cobalt-precorrin-5B (C(1))-methyltransferase, with translation MTSPGKLRYGWTTGACATAATTAAYQALLTGEFPDPVTITLPKGQRPAFALAREELADDHARAGVVKDAGDDPDVTHGALVQATVRRARPGSGVTFRAGEGVGTVTKPGLPLAVGEPAINPVPRAMMTAAVAELAGRYGDPGDVEIEISVENGAELARKTWNPRLGILGGLSVLGTTGIVVPYSCAAWIDSIRRGVDVARAAGRTHVAGCTGSTSERVAAEVHGLPEDALLDMGDFAGAVLKYLRRHPVPRLTIAGGVGKLSKLADGHLDLHSGRSQVNLAALAALVRAHDGPAELAAGIAHANTALDALQQSRRYGFPLGDLIAAGARRTAVAVLREAPVEVDVIVIDRAGTIVGQDPPVRRADQGAGDPPVPPGVGG, from the coding sequence GTGACATCTCCGGGGAAGCTGCGCTACGGCTGGACCACCGGCGCGTGTGCCACCGCCGCGACCACCGCGGCCTACCAGGCGCTGCTCACCGGCGAGTTCCCGGACCCGGTCACGATCACGCTGCCCAAGGGCCAGCGGCCGGCGTTCGCGCTGGCCCGCGAGGAACTGGCGGACGATCACGCCCGGGCCGGCGTCGTCAAGGACGCGGGCGACGACCCGGACGTCACGCACGGCGCGCTGGTGCAGGCGACGGTGCGGCGCGCGCGGCCGGGCAGCGGCGTGACGTTCCGGGCCGGCGAGGGCGTCGGCACGGTCACCAAGCCGGGCCTGCCGCTGGCGGTCGGCGAGCCGGCGATCAATCCGGTGCCGCGCGCGATGATGACCGCCGCGGTCGCGGAGCTCGCGGGCCGATACGGCGACCCCGGCGACGTGGAGATCGAGATCTCCGTGGAAAACGGCGCCGAACTGGCCCGGAAGACCTGGAACCCGCGGCTCGGCATCCTCGGCGGGCTGTCCGTCCTGGGTACCACCGGCATCGTCGTGCCGTACTCCTGTGCGGCCTGGATCGACAGCATCCGGCGCGGCGTGGACGTGGCGCGCGCGGCCGGCCGGACGCACGTGGCCGGCTGCACCGGCAGCACCTCCGAGCGGGTCGCGGCCGAGGTGCACGGCCTTCCGGAGGACGCGCTGCTGGACATGGGCGACTTCGCCGGTGCGGTGCTGAAGTACCTGCGGCGGCACCCGGTACCGCGGCTGACCATCGCGGGCGGCGTCGGCAAACTGTCCAAACTGGCCGACGGCCATCTCGACCTGCACAGCGGGCGCAGTCAGGTGAACCTGGCCGCGCTGGCCGCGCTGGTCCGCGCGCACGACGGCCCGGCGGAGCTGGCGGCCGGGATCGCGCACGCGAACACCGCGCTGGACGCGCTCCAGCAGAGCCGGCGGTACGGCTTCCCGCTAGGTGACCTGATCGCGGCCGGGGCGCGGCGTACCGCGGTCGCAGTCCTGCGCGAGGCGCCGGTCGAGGTCGACGTGATCGTCATCGACCGGGCCGGGACCATCGTCGGCCAGGACCCGCCAGTCCGACGCGCGGACCAGGGCGCGGGCGACCCTCCCGTACCGCCCGGGGTCGGTGGTTGA
- a CDS encoding serine hydrolase domain-containing protein has protein sequence MGFEKARELFAAGLAGGDEVGASFCVVRHGEVVLDLWGGHADRARTRPWERDTIVNVWSVTKTVAALTTLIVADEHGIAPEEKVTRFWPEFAAGGKRDITLAHVLSHSSGLSGWREPLATEDLYDWAKCTSLLAAQEPFWTPGTAPGYHAVTQGYLLGEIVRRITGDTIGTVLRQRVAADFHIGLAAGEDARVAELVPPETPPFSGGGLTEIQRNAAHNPPIPPEVTATRAWRAAEIPAGGGHGNARSIALALSTLTDPDREHLAVQALHEHSAGTDLVLGMPIRWGLGFALGGTFLPNPRTMCWGGSGGAFVAVDLDTRAVLAYAMNRMSGEITDMRGLLLALAAWESLDR, from the coding sequence ATGGGGTTCGAGAAGGCGCGTGAGCTGTTCGCGGCCGGTCTGGCCGGTGGCGACGAGGTCGGCGCGTCGTTCTGCGTGGTGCGGCACGGTGAGGTGGTCCTGGACCTGTGGGGCGGCCACGCGGACCGGGCGCGCACCCGGCCGTGGGAACGCGACACGATCGTCAACGTCTGGTCCGTCACGAAGACCGTCGCGGCGCTCACGACGCTGATCGTCGCGGACGAGCACGGCATCGCGCCGGAGGAGAAGGTCACCCGTTTCTGGCCCGAGTTCGCGGCCGGCGGAAAACGGGACATCACGCTCGCGCACGTGCTCAGCCACTCGTCCGGCCTGTCCGGATGGCGGGAACCGCTGGCCACCGAGGACCTCTACGACTGGGCGAAGTGCACGTCGCTGCTGGCCGCGCAGGAGCCGTTCTGGACGCCCGGCACCGCACCCGGCTATCACGCGGTAACCCAGGGCTATCTGCTCGGCGAGATCGTCCGGCGGATCACCGGCGACACCATCGGCACGGTCCTCCGGCAGCGTGTCGCGGCCGATTTCCACATCGGACTGGCGGCCGGCGAGGACGCGCGCGTCGCCGAGCTGGTGCCGCCGGAGACACCGCCGTTCAGCGGCGGTGGGCTCACCGAGATCCAGCGCAACGCCGCGCACAACCCGCCGATCCCGCCCGAGGTCACTGCCACCCGCGCCTGGCGGGCCGCGGAGATCCCGGCCGGCGGCGGGCACGGCAACGCGCGATCGATCGCGCTGGCCCTGTCCACGCTGACCGATCCGGACCGTGAACACCTGGCGGTGCAAGCCCTGCACGAGCATTCCGCGGGTACGGACCTGGTGCTCGGCATGCCGATCCGCTGGGGCCTCGGTTTCGCGCTCGGCGGCACGTTCCTGCCGAATCCGCGCACCATGTGCTGGGGCGGCTCCGGCGGCGCGTTCGTCGCGGTCGACCTGGACACCCGCGCGGTCCTGGCCTACGCGATGAACCGGATGTCCGGCGAGATCACCGACATGCGCGGCCTGCTGCTCGCGCTGGCCGCATGGGAGTCACTCGATCGGTGA
- a CDS encoding J-domain-containing protein yields MAHFFETLVDRKIREALERGEFDNLRGAGKPLPGHGGDYDEDWYVKELVEREQVGGAVLPGTLVLRKDIEDLPRTLSRVRQEREVRRIVAELNERIADNHRGLLSGPPTIVKRLNAEEIVREWRERVR; encoded by the coding sequence ATGGCGCACTTCTTCGAGACGCTGGTGGACCGGAAGATTCGTGAGGCGCTGGAGCGGGGCGAGTTCGACAACCTGCGTGGTGCCGGGAAGCCGCTGCCCGGGCACGGTGGCGACTACGACGAGGACTGGTACGTCAAGGAGCTCGTCGAGCGCGAGCAGGTGGGCGGCGCGGTCTTGCCGGGCACGCTCGTGCTGCGCAAGGACATCGAGGATCTACCGCGGACGCTGAGCCGGGTGCGGCAGGAGCGTGAGGTGCGGCGGATCGTGGCGGAGCTGAACGAGCGGATCGCCGACAATCACCGCGGGCTGCTCTCCGGGCCGCCGACGATCGTCAAGCGACTCAACGCGGAAGAGATCGTGCGCGAATGGCGCGAGCGCGTGCGGTAG